Proteins co-encoded in one Paenibacillus sp. genomic window:
- a CDS encoding LacI family DNA-binding transcriptional regulator produces the protein MARRVSLQTIADTLHVSKYAVSRALSGKPGVSDVTRQRVLAAARALGYRLPAGAAVAGAPGVAGAAVAADSASFAASRGYVLVWMDPSIQSEASYWARVLTGVANGCAEFGWEHAVVAPRSGANGEGPSFPAYMDRSACLGHIAVGSLPTGTLVALQAMGGPLVLLDHEEPLVEADAVMNANADGAVLLAGHLLYGGRRSFVFVGNDDFAPSFRERWLGCRSAVEAFGGDTRLRKWTYPYPERRWSDALHAKLAGLDPADRPDAFVCANDQIALELLRGLRQRGLRVPDDCAVTGFDNIGASADADPALTTVELANEALGRRAVEQLARRRAQPGAQPEKVLLSARLVVRASG, from the coding sequence ATGGCTCGCCGCGTCTCGCTCCAAACGATTGCCGATACGCTGCACGTGTCCAAATACGCCGTCTCGCGCGCGCTGTCCGGCAAGCCGGGCGTCAGCGACGTAACGCGCCAGCGCGTGCTCGCCGCCGCCCGCGCGCTCGGCTACCGGCTGCCGGCCGGGGCGGCGGTCGCAGGCGCGCCCGGCGTTGCGGGAGCTGCCGTCGCAGCGGATTCGGCTTCGTTCGCCGCGTCCCGCGGCTATGTGCTGGTGTGGATGGACCCCTCCATTCAAAGCGAAGCTTCCTATTGGGCGCGAGTACTGACCGGCGTCGCGAACGGCTGCGCGGAATTCGGCTGGGAGCATGCCGTCGTCGCGCCTCGGTCGGGCGCGAACGGCGAAGGGCCGTCGTTCCCCGCGTACATGGACCGGAGCGCCTGTCTCGGACATATCGCCGTCGGCAGCCTGCCGACGGGGACGCTCGTCGCGCTGCAGGCGATGGGCGGACCGCTTGTGCTGCTCGACCACGAAGAGCCGCTCGTCGAAGCGGACGCGGTCATGAACGCGAACGCGGACGGCGCCGTGCTGCTTGCGGGCCATTTGCTGTACGGCGGGCGGCGGTCGTTCGTCTTCGTCGGCAACGACGACTTCGCGCCGAGCTTCCGCGAACGATGGCTCGGCTGCCGCAGCGCGGTGGAGGCGTTCGGCGGGGATACGCGGCTGCGCAAATGGACGTACCCGTATCCCGAACGCCGCTGGTCGGACGCGCTGCACGCGAAGCTGGCCGGCCTCGATCCAGCGGATCGGCCGGACGCGTTCGTCTGCGCGAACGACCAGATCGCGCTGGAGCTGCTGCGCGGCTTGCGCCAGCGCGGGCTGCGCGTGCCGGACGATTGCGCCGTCACCGGCTTCGACAACATCGGAGCGTCCGCCGATGCCGACCCGGCGCTCACGACCGTCGAGCTCGCCAATGAGGCGCTCGGCCGCCGCGCGGTGGAGCAGCTCGCTCGCCGCCGCGCGCAGCCCGGCGCCCAGCCGGAGAAGGTGCTGCTGTCCGCGCGCCTCGTCGTCCGCGCGTCGGGTTAA
- a CDS encoding beta-galactosidase, protein MSENSKTVFFYDASFPYDGARPGDTEVQRLQQIGRVVSADQLESALEEADAFATLHGPYFPKEAWPAVLRFLKRGGGLVLVGGAPFRVPVFKDDQGSWALEREQTAYHRQLLIHEALRADGSRIAQLQANPDIPLFAGKEALFAPSDTYGLVLHVTRQSDNPREHGSGGPMDAFVYPLLKGVSRDGRETAAPAVLLEHVKGDFAGGRWVLVAQPVAPAFWERGGADALAEWAAFAAKGATELWLKPNYGCYEVGERPSLALTAQAVGGARPRAWTFRIRAAIERNGGAPQPAWEHTVRLQADGALRIERFQAPDPVEPGCYSIECEATAEDGETRILRQGFWGMDRALLEAGEPLTAGRDYFYKNGKPLPIVGMTYMTSDVARKYLFLPNVAAWDKDMAEMRRAGINLIRTGVWTGWRQMAFVDGHFSEEVLRAIDAFLLTAKKHELEVTFNFFSFTPETWEGANPYLDPRSVEAQKRFIVSLVSRHRTSTHVHWDLINEPSMFDPSRIFQGPRTANDRFEREAYVEWLKRRHGSIRSLQERWNMTPEELPSFEAARPPERSDINFDVQDVSRPKKGLVWLDYALFTMEMHNRWARELVGAIKAAAPNQLVTVGQDEGLASGRPSPFFYAEAVDYTTVHTWWKMDALVWDGIFTKDGHKPNLIQETGIMYVEAADGRAKRSEEELRNILERKYAYAFSTGGAGAVQWIWNTNFYMDNVNESNIGALRADGTQKPEADVSYDFGSFFAAVGRKLEDRALEDIAVVFPYSNDFSNRSFAYDATAKLTRVLAYDMKRPFRGVSEYHLDRLTGPAPKLWIVPSAHNIEDEALAALADIVRRDGGTLLVTGPLRLDAYWGPNRSRLADVVGPTRIENVLREELLDVDGRAYPVSFGGSGIAALNKERPEDGAPLRLAEYALGRGKLLWCPLPIELNERSETIRAVYAKAIATAGVADELLWEQGGDLPGVYGRKLAFRDGALFVFVSELGQDADVKVKDPATGRSYAFSLERERSVLFFADREGAVEAAYRPDQNVIRVE, encoded by the coding sequence ATGAGCGAGAACAGCAAAACGGTATTTTTTTACGATGCGTCGTTTCCGTACGACGGGGCGAGGCCCGGCGACACGGAAGTCCAACGTTTGCAACAAATAGGTCGAGTCGTCTCCGCCGACCAACTTGAAAGCGCGCTGGAAGAGGCGGACGCGTTCGCGACGCTGCACGGCCCGTACTTCCCGAAGGAGGCGTGGCCGGCGGTGCTGCGCTTCCTGAAGCGCGGCGGCGGCCTCGTCCTGGTCGGCGGCGCGCCGTTCCGCGTGCCCGTGTTCAAAGACGACCAAGGCAGCTGGGCGCTCGAGCGCGAGCAGACGGCGTACCACCGCCAGCTGCTCATCCACGAGGCGCTCCGCGCGGACGGGTCCCGCATCGCGCAACTGCAGGCGAACCCCGACATCCCGCTGTTCGCGGGCAAGGAAGCGTTGTTCGCGCCGAGCGACACGTACGGGCTCGTGCTGCACGTCACGCGGCAGAGCGACAACCCGCGCGAGCACGGCTCGGGCGGTCCGATGGACGCCTTCGTCTACCCGCTGCTGAAGGGCGTCTCCAGAGACGGCCGCGAAACCGCCGCGCCGGCGGTGCTGCTCGAGCACGTGAAGGGGGATTTTGCAGGAGGACGCTGGGTACTCGTCGCCCAACCCGTCGCGCCCGCCTTCTGGGAGCGAGGCGGCGCGGACGCGCTCGCCGAATGGGCGGCCTTCGCCGCCAAAGGCGCAACCGAGCTGTGGCTGAAGCCGAACTACGGCTGCTACGAGGTCGGCGAGCGCCCGAGCCTCGCGCTGACGGCGCAGGCGGTCGGCGGCGCGAGGCCGCGCGCGTGGACGTTCCGCATCCGGGCGGCGATCGAGCGGAACGGAGGCGCGCCGCAGCCGGCGTGGGAGCATACGGTCCGGCTGCAGGCGGACGGGGCTTTGCGCATCGAGCGGTTCCAAGCGCCCGACCCGGTCGAGCCCGGCTGCTACAGCATCGAATGCGAGGCGACGGCCGAAGACGGCGAAACGCGCATCCTCCGGCAAGGCTTCTGGGGCATGGACCGCGCCCTGCTCGAAGCCGGCGAGCCGCTGACCGCGGGGCGCGATTATTTTTATAAGAACGGCAAACCGCTGCCGATCGTCGGCATGACGTACATGACGAGCGACGTCGCGCGCAAATATTTGTTCCTGCCCAACGTCGCGGCATGGGACAAAGACATGGCCGAGATGCGGCGCGCCGGCATCAACCTCATACGCACCGGCGTCTGGACCGGCTGGCGCCAAATGGCGTTCGTCGACGGCCATTTCTCGGAGGAGGTGCTGCGCGCGATCGACGCGTTCCTGCTGACGGCGAAAAAGCATGAACTCGAAGTCACGTTCAACTTCTTCTCGTTCACGCCGGAGACGTGGGAGGGCGCGAACCCGTACCTCGACCCGCGCAGCGTGGAGGCGCAGAAGCGGTTTATCGTCTCGCTCGTCTCCCGGCACCGAACGAGCACGCACGTCCATTGGGACCTCATCAACGAGCCGTCGATGTTCGATCCGTCGCGCATCTTCCAAGGCCCGCGGACGGCGAACGACCGGTTCGAACGCGAAGCGTACGTCGAATGGCTGAAGCGCCGCCACGGCTCGATCCGTTCGCTGCAGGAGCGTTGGAACATGACGCCCGAGGAGCTGCCGAGCTTCGAAGCGGCGCGCCCGCCGGAGCGAAGCGACATCAACTTCGACGTGCAGGACGTCAGCCGCCCGAAGAAAGGGCTCGTCTGGCTCGACTACGCCTTATTCACGATGGAGATGCACAACCGCTGGGCGCGAGAGCTTGTCGGCGCGATTAAGGCGGCCGCGCCGAATCAGCTCGTGACGGTCGGCCAAGACGAGGGGCTCGCGAGCGGACGCCCGTCGCCGTTCTTCTACGCGGAGGCGGTCGACTACACGACGGTGCATACCTGGTGGAAAATGGACGCGCTCGTGTGGGACGGCATTTTCACGAAAGACGGGCACAAGCCGAACCTCATCCAAGAGACGGGCATTATGTACGTAGAGGCGGCCGATGGGCGGGCGAAGCGCAGCGAAGAGGAGCTGCGCAATATTCTCGAGCGCAAATACGCGTACGCCTTCTCGACCGGCGGCGCGGGCGCCGTGCAGTGGATTTGGAACACGAACTTCTACATGGACAACGTCAACGAATCGAACATCGGCGCGCTGCGGGCGGACGGGACGCAGAAGCCGGAGGCGGACGTGTCGTACGATTTCGGCTCGTTCTTCGCCGCCGTCGGACGCAAGCTCGAGGATCGCGCCCTCGAGGACATCGCGGTCGTCTTCCCGTACTCGAACGACTTCTCGAACCGCAGCTTCGCCTATGACGCGACGGCGAAGCTGACGCGCGTGCTCGCCTACGACATGAAGCGGCCGTTCCGCGGCGTCTCCGAGTACCATCTCGACCGGCTGACCGGCCCCGCGCCGAAGCTGTGGATCGTGCCGAGCGCGCACAATATCGAAGACGAAGCGCTCGCCGCGCTCGCCGACATCGTGCGCCGCGACGGCGGCACGCTGCTCGTGACCGGGCCGCTGCGCCTCGACGCCTACTGGGGACCGAACCGCTCGCGCCTCGCGGACGTCGTCGGGCCGACGCGGATCGAGAATGTGCTGCGCGAGGAGCTGCTCGACGTCGACGGCCGGGCGTATCCGGTCTCGTTCGGCGGCAGCGGCATCGCGGCGCTGAATAAGGAGCGCCCCGAAGACGGCGCGCCCTTGCGGCTCGCCGAATACGCGCTCGGGCGCGGCAAGCTGCTCTGGTGCCCGCTGCCGATCGAGCTGAACGAGCGCAGCGAAACGATCCGCGCGGTATACGCCAAAGCGATCGCGACGGCGGGCGTCGCCGACGAGCTGCTGTGGGAGCAAGGCGGCGATCTGCCGGGCGTGTACGGCCGGAAGCTCGCGTTCCGGGACGGGGCGCTGTTCGTGTTCGTCTCGGAGCTCGGCCAGGACGCCGACGTGAAGGTGAAAGATCCCGCGACGGGCCGTTCCTACGCGTTCTCCCTCGAGCGGGAGCGCAGCGTTCTGTTCTTCGCGGACCGCGAGGGCGCGGTCGAAGCGGCGTACCGACCGGATCAAAACGTCATTCGCGTCGAATAA
- the speD gene encoding adenosylmethionine decarboxylase: protein MPLTPEQRITLHGFNNLTKSLSFNMYDICYTQTKQEREAYLEYIDEQYNSDRLRSILKHVADIIGAHVLNVAQQDYVPQGASVTLLVSEGPIVEVPQESYTESPGPLPESVVMQLDKSHITVHTYPEYHPDEGISTFRADIDVSTCGEISPLKALNYLIRSFDTDIMTIDYRVRGFTRDIEGNKLFIDHDISSIQNYIPEEIKDLYHMIDVNVYQENIFHTKCKLRKFDLNNYLFGYTKDKLRPEEVESITDRLQTEMDEIFYGRTISSGSIDQMM from the coding sequence ATGCCGCTAACGCCGGAGCAACGCATTACGCTGCACGGTTTCAACAATTTGACGAAATCGCTGAGCTTCAATATGTACGATATATGCTACACCCAGACGAAGCAGGAGCGGGAAGCGTATCTCGAATATATCGACGAGCAGTACAACTCCGACCGGCTGCGCTCGATTCTGAAACACGTCGCGGACATCATCGGCGCGCATGTGCTGAACGTGGCGCAGCAGGACTACGTACCGCAAGGGGCGAGCGTCACGCTGCTCGTGTCCGAAGGGCCGATCGTCGAGGTGCCGCAGGAGTCGTATACCGAATCGCCGGGGCCGCTCCCGGAATCGGTCGTCATGCAGCTCGACAAAAGCCACATCACGGTGCACACGTACCCGGAGTACCATCCGGACGAAGGCATCAGCACGTTCCGCGCGGACATCGACGTGTCCACGTGCGGCGAAATTTCGCCGCTGAAGGCGCTGAACTATTTGATCCGCTCGTTCGACACGGACATCATGACGATCGACTACCGCGTGCGCGGTTTTACAAGGGATATCGAAGGGAACAAGCTGTTCATCGACCATGACATCAGCTCGATCCAAAACTATATCCCGGAAGAAATTAAGGACCTCTACCATATGATCGACGTCAACGTTTATCAGGAGAACATTTTCCACACGAAATGCAAGCTCAGGAAATTCGATTTAAACAATTATTTGTTCGGGTATACGAAGGATAAGCTGAGACCGGAAGAAGTGGAAAGCATCACGGACCGGCTGCAGACGGAGATGGACGAAATTTTTTACGGTCGAACGATTTCGAGCGGTTCGATCGACCAAATGATGTGA
- a CDS encoding helix-turn-helix domain-containing protein, whose protein sequence is MARAREVGHMEIYGGEGEGAVIAGLFRQSDRYETVRPRGRPDWLLAFTLGGSGYFRTADGERRCEAGDVVLLRPGAPHHYGTCPGETWHFIWAHFPGDRVEAGLLPDGEASVVRIVSPGDRRRLYRAMLRVVDDARAQGPFWDELCLASLREALALAARCGGRGSDPRAAEALRWLSAHMREEVRVATVAGAVGMSPSRLSHLFKETTGQSVIDALNAMRIRHAAMLLEMTALGAAEIAYEVGFRNYNHFLQQFRKRYGVSPSGYRRRGGTAKSGGP, encoded by the coding sequence ATGGCGAGAGCTCGAGAAGTCGGCCATATGGAAATTTACGGAGGCGAAGGCGAAGGCGCGGTCATTGCGGGGCTGTTCCGCCAATCCGATCGATACGAAACCGTTCGACCGCGCGGCCGGCCCGATTGGCTGCTCGCGTTCACGCTCGGCGGGAGCGGGTATTTCCGAACGGCGGACGGCGAGCGGCGGTGCGAAGCGGGCGACGTCGTCCTGCTCCGACCCGGCGCGCCTCATCATTACGGCACTTGTCCCGGGGAGACGTGGCATTTCATCTGGGCGCATTTCCCCGGGGATCGGGTCGAAGCCGGACTGCTGCCCGACGGAGAAGCAAGCGTCGTGCGCATCGTCTCCCCCGGCGATCGGCGGCGGCTGTACCGCGCGATGCTGCGGGTGGTGGACGACGCCAGGGCGCAGGGGCCGTTCTGGGACGAGCTGTGCCTCGCCTCGCTGCGGGAGGCGCTCGCGCTCGCCGCCCGCTGCGGCGGCCGCGGATCGGACCCGCGCGCGGCCGAAGCGCTCCGCTGGCTCTCGGCGCATATGCGCGAAGAGGTGCGCGTCGCAACGGTGGCAGGGGCGGTCGGCATGTCGCCGTCGCGGCTGTCTCATTTGTTCAAGGAGACGACCGGCCAGTCGGTTATCGACGCGCTGAACGCGATGCGGATTCGTCATGCGGCCATGCTGCTCGAAATGACGGCGCTCGGCGCGGCGGAGATCGCCTACGAGGTCGGCTTTCGCAACTACAACCATTTCCTGCAGCAGTTTCGCAAACGGTACGGCGTCAGTCCGAGCGGCTACCGGCGGCGCGGCGGAACGGCGAAAAGCGGCGGACCGTAA